From the Salvelinus alpinus chromosome 32, SLU_Salpinus.1, whole genome shotgun sequence genome, one window contains:
- the LOC139562430 gene encoding cytochrome P450 1B1-like has product MDMQIIFEEMTWPSPRSILLASLTAVFAVHLWRRIRRNCDVYSPPGPFAWPVIGNAIEVGKTPHLYFSRMARKYGNVFRIKLGCRDVVVLNGDAIRQALIKKGFDFAGRPDFTSFQYVSNGDGIAFGKFSEWWKVHRKVAQSTVRMFSNGNMNSKKTFENHVVCEVRELLRLFLGKTQEHKYFQPMTYLVVSTANIMTAVCFGKRYSYDDAEFAQVVGRNDQFTQTVGAGSIVDVMPWLQYFPNPIKTIFDNFKELNREFSKFIVTKVVEHRKTIQPSTIRDMTDAFIMALDHSQDSSPGVSPGKDYVPPTIGDIFGASQDTLSTALQWIILILVRFPHIQLRLQEEVDKVVYRSRLPTIEDQSQLPYVMAFIYEVMRFTSFVPLTIPHSTITDTTIMGYTILKDTVIFINQWSSNHDPARWTQPETFDPLRFLDQDSSLNKDLASSVLIFSLGKRRCIGEELSKMQLFLFTALLAHQAHFSPDPDKLPTIDYTYGLTLKPNNFSIAVNLRDSMDVLEEASQKPFYGETQEDTGNSRSD; this is encoded by the exons ATGGACATGCAAATTATATTCGAGGAGATGACCTGGCCATCGCCACGGAGTATATTATTGGCGTCTTTGACTGCTGTCTTTGCCGTGCACCTGTGGCGCAGGATCAGGCGTAACTGCGATGTATACAGCCCGCCTGGACCCTTCGCTTGGCCGGTCATTGGGAACGCAATAGAGGTTGGCAAAACTCCTCACCTCTATTTCTCTCGCATGGCACGGAAATATGGGAACGTCTTTCGAATCAAACTTGGCTGCCGGGACGTTGTGGTGCTGAATGGCGACGCAATCAGGCAGGCGCTCATCAAAAAGGGATTTGATTTCGCAGGCAGACCGGACTTTACTTCTTTTCAATACGTTTCCAATGGCGATGGCATTGCTTTTGGAAAATTCAGCGAATGGTGGAAAGTGCACCGAAAAGTAGCCCAATCTACTGTTCGGATGTTTTCCAATGGCAACATGAACTCCAAAAAGACCTTCGAAAACCACGTTGTCTGCGAAGTTAGGGAGCTGCTCCGTCTTTTCCTGGGAAAAACGCAAGAGCACAAATATTTCCAGCCGATGACATACTTGGTGGTATCAACAGCTAACATAATGACCGCCGTGTGCTTTGGAAAGAGGTATTCCTACGACGACGCAGAGTTTGCGCAAGTTGTGGGACGAAATGATCAATTCACCCAAACAGTAGGGGCTGGGAGCATCGTTGATGTGATGCCTTGGCTCCAGTATTTCCCCAACCCGATAAAAAcaatttttgacaattttaaagAGCTCAACCGGGAGTTCAGTAAATTTATCGTTACTAAGGTTGTCGAGCATCGAAAGACCATTCAGCCAAGCACAATCCGGGACATGACAGATGCTTTCATCATGGCATTGGACCATTCTCAGGACAGCTCGCCCGGAGTCTCACCAGGCAAAGATTATGTGCCACCTACTATTGGTGATATTTTTGGAGCAAGCCAAGACACACTGTCTACTGCACTCCAATGGATCATTCTGATACTTGTCAG GTTTCCTCATATCCAGCTGCGTCTCCAAGAGGAAGTGGACAAAGTGGTCTACCGGAGCCGTCTGCCCACCATCGAAGACCAGTCTCAGTTGCCTTACGTGATGGCCTTTATCTACGAGGTGATGCGCTTCACCAGCTTTGTGCCTCTCACCATTCCCCACAGCACCATCACTGACACTACCATCATGGGCTACACCATCCTCAAGGACACAGTGATCTTCATCAACCAGTGGTCCAGCAACCACGACCCGGCCAGGTGGACACAACCAGAGACCTTTGACCCCCTGCGCTTCCTGGACCAGGACAGCTCTTTGAACAAGGACCTGGCCAGCAGTGTGCTCATCTTCTCCTTGGGAAAGAGGCGGTGCATCGGAGAGGAGCTGTCCAAGATGCAGCTGTTCCTATTTACTGCACTGCTGGCACACCAGGCCCACTTTAGTCCCGACCCGGACAAGCTGCCCACCATTGACTACACCTATGGGCTGACCCTGAAGCCCAATAACTTCTCCATAGCAGTAAATCTACGGGACAGCATGGACGTCTTGGAGGAGGCTAGCCAAAAGCCCTTCTATGGGGAGACCCAGGAGGACACAGGCAACTCCAGATCAGACTGA